A genomic stretch from Chryseobacterium sp. SNU WT5 includes:
- a CDS encoding histone H1: MKELIEKINAEFETFTTESNQQLEKGNKAAGTRARKSALELSKLFKDFRKVSVEESKK, encoded by the coding sequence ATGAAAGAACTTATTGAAAAAATCAACGCTGAATTTGAAACATTCACAACCGAATCAAACCAACAATTAGAAAAAGGAAACAAAGCAGCGGGTACCAGAGCTCGTAAATCAGCTTTAGAATTAAGCAAATTGTTCAAGGATTTCAGAAAAGTTTCTGTAGAAGAATCTAAGAAATAA
- the fsa gene encoding fructose-6-phosphate aldolase — MKFFIDTANLEQIKEAQDLGILDGVTTNPSLMAKEGISGKEAILNHYKTICEIVDGDISAEVLSTTYEEMIKEGDELAAIHPNIVVKIPMIKDGIKALKYFSNKGIKTNCTLIFSAGQALLAAKAGANYVSPFLGRLDDISVAGMNLIEEIRIIFDNYMFDTEILAASIRSPMHIINCAKIGADVITSPLDSILNLLNHPLTDKGLAQFVADAKKMG; from the coding sequence ATGAAATTTTTTATTGACACGGCCAATCTTGAGCAAATTAAAGAAGCGCAGGATTTAGGAATTTTAGATGGAGTTACCACCAATCCTTCATTAATGGCAAAAGAAGGAATTAGTGGAAAAGAAGCAATTCTGAACCATTACAAAACTATTTGCGAAATTGTTGATGGAGATATCTCTGCGGAAGTTCTAAGCACTACTTATGAAGAAATGATCAAGGAAGGCGACGAATTAGCAGCGATTCACCCAAACATCGTGGTAAAAATTCCAATGATCAAAGACGGTATCAAAGCTTTAAAATATTTCTCCAACAAAGGGATCAAAACAAACTGTACTTTAATTTTCTCAGCCGGCCAAGCCTTATTGGCGGCGAAAGCGGGAGCTAATTATGTTTCTCCGTTCTTAGGAAGATTAGATGATATATCTGTAGCTGGAATGAACCTGATCGAAGAAATCAGAATTATATTTGATAACTACATGTTCGATACAGAAATTCTTGCAGCGTCGATTCGTTCGCCAATGCATATTATCAACTGTGCTAAAATCGGTGCAGATGTGATTACATCGCCGCTAGATTCAATTCTTAATTTATTGAATCATCCATTGACTGATAAAGGTTTAGCGCAGTTTGTTGCTGATGCTAAAAAAATGGGATAA
- a CDS encoding acyl carrier protein, whose protein sequence is MNKEEAIQKLKSIVKPYVKNEEALNTINENTDFINDLNINSANLVDVVLDVEEVFDIEIDAESMEKMRDVKSALVVIEEKLAAK, encoded by the coding sequence ATGAACAAGGAAGAGGCTATTCAAAAGTTAAAATCAATCGTAAAACCTTATGTCAAAAATGAGGAAGCTTTAAATACTATTAATGAAAACACAGATTTCATCAATGATCTGAACATCAATTCGGCTAATTTGGTAGATGTTGTTTTAGACGTAGAAGAAGTTTTTGATATTGAAATCGATGCGGAATCCATGGAGAAAATGCGCGATGTAAAATCTGCATTAGTTGTGATTGAGGAGAAACTGGCTGCGAAATAA